From one Dermacentor silvarum isolate Dsil-2018 chromosome 3, BIME_Dsil_1.4, whole genome shotgun sequence genomic stretch:
- the LOC125944494 gene encoding uncharacterized protein LOC125944494 codes for MPAVTSNNTDSSTPNKLSKQRTHYRIDEALFDDDEQVNHIRGSRIAYTTFQGLPSMQRQVLPSLQLSPAQLFLVAHCAFSCTRTSPEDTDAQKPTDRSCMVIFVHSRGLAPMACGHGTDQAFGPCTYA; via the coding sequence ACCCCAAATAAACTGAGCAAACAACGGACACACTATCGCATCGACGAAGCgctcttcgacgacgacgagcagGTGAACCACATCCGTGGTTCGCGCATCGCGTACACGACCTTCCAAGGGCTGCCATCCATGCAGCGCCAGGTGCTTCCTTCTCTGCAGCTGTCGCCCGCTCAGCTGTTTCTGGTCGCCCACTGCGCCTTCAGCTGCACGCGAACAAGCCCGGAAGATACGGACGCGCAAAAACCGACCGATAGATCCTGCATGGTGATTTTCGTTCACTCGCGAGGACTGGCACCCATGGCGTGCGGACACGGAACAGACCAGGCGTTCGGGCCATGCACGTACGCCTGA